A region of Flocculibacter collagenilyticus DNA encodes the following proteins:
- a CDS encoding NAD(P)H-hydrate dehydratase → MNKNNDNLPQKVYTAQQVRENEAQIAKQLNVSMYTLMERAGQAVFNLIQTYYPKARLIVFVGKGNNGGDGFVAARLAIEQGRAVTVIQLGSTERLTGDAKQAWQKWNEQYKKQNQQRQLAKAIQYDIYDDQSAEEVNLLTSRLSELLQDASTFTESSADNSTHAGVSIVIIDALLGTGVVGKPREAFATVINAINKAKAPVVSVDLPSGLNADTGYTSFECVNATHTISFVSYKQGLLTGVAKECCGKLHYDGLGIDAVFQQQIVSSVELVDAQQAFLQLPKRTQYAHKTQCGHILCIGGNVGMAGAIQLSATAALRSGAGLVSVATHPSNVTTVASAQPELMVLGIETVTQLQPLIDRASVVVFGPGLGRDEWAGSLWQVVRILNKPIIIDADGLYFLAQEQGSLQTMHQKINAIRKVITPHEGEAARLLNINIEDVRANRFSVVKELHHLYGANTLLKGAGSLIFDGKTTTINTTGNPAMASGGMGDTLSGIIAGLIGQGMPHVAALRYAVWAHGKIADDLASARGIRGLLASDIIKQLYKVVN, encoded by the coding sequence ATGAATAAAAACAACGATAATTTACCACAAAAGGTGTATACCGCCCAACAAGTAAGAGAGAACGAGGCGCAAATTGCGAAGCAATTAAATGTCAGCATGTACACCTTAATGGAGCGAGCGGGGCAGGCCGTATTTAACCTTATACAAACGTATTACCCTAAAGCACGGTTAATCGTATTTGTTGGAAAAGGCAATAATGGCGGTGATGGTTTTGTCGCCGCGAGATTAGCCATTGAGCAAGGCAGAGCAGTCACGGTTATCCAGTTAGGTAGCACGGAACGCCTTACAGGTGATGCAAAACAGGCATGGCAAAAATGGAATGAACAATATAAAAAACAAAATCAGCAGCGTCAGCTGGCTAAGGCAATTCAATACGATATTTATGATGACCAGTCTGCAGAAGAGGTCAATTTGCTAACCTCTAGGTTAAGTGAATTATTACAGGATGCCAGCACGTTTACTGAATCAAGTGCAGACAATTCAACTCATGCTGGCGTCTCAATAGTCATCATTGATGCTCTTTTAGGTACTGGCGTAGTTGGTAAGCCTAGAGAGGCATTTGCAACGGTCATTAATGCTATCAATAAGGCTAAGGCACCTGTTGTCAGCGTTGATTTGCCCTCGGGGTTAAATGCAGATACAGGCTACACTTCATTTGAATGTGTGAATGCCACTCACACAATCAGTTTTGTTAGCTATAAGCAAGGGCTTTTAACAGGAGTAGCCAAAGAATGCTGCGGTAAGCTTCATTATGATGGTTTAGGTATTGATGCAGTATTTCAGCAGCAAATAGTGTCTAGTGTTGAGTTAGTTGATGCTCAGCAAGCGTTTTTACAGTTACCTAAACGCACTCAGTATGCGCATAAAACGCAATGTGGTCATATATTATGCATTGGTGGTAACGTGGGAATGGCGGGGGCCATTCAGTTGTCGGCAACGGCTGCTCTAAGATCGGGTGCTGGCCTGGTTAGTGTAGCAACACATCCAAGCAACGTGACCACGGTCGCTTCCGCCCAACCTGAATTGATGGTGCTGGGCATTGAAACCGTTACTCAATTACAACCATTAATTGACCGAGCAAGTGTGGTTGTTTTTGGCCCAGGATTGGGAAGGGATGAGTGGGCGGGTTCATTGTGGCAAGTAGTTCGCATATTGAATAAGCCGATAATTATTGATGCAGATGGCTTGTACTTTCTGGCACAAGAGCAAGGTTCATTGCAAACCATGCATCAGAAAATTAACGCTATCAGAAAAGTGATTACTCCACATGAGGGTGAAGCTGCCCGCTTATTAAATATCAACATTGAAGACGTGCGGGCCAACCGTTTTAGCGTCGTAAAAGAACTGCATCACCTCTATGGTGCCAATACGTTGCTTAAAGGTGCTGGCAGCTTGATATTTGATGGCAAAACTACAACAATTAACACCACTGGAAATCCTGCCATGGCAAGTGGTGGGATGGGTGATACATTATCTGGTATAATCGCTGGCTTGATTGGACAGGGGATGCCACACGTTGCAGCACTTCGCTATGCTGTTTGGGCGCACGGTAAAATTGCCGACGACTTAGCAAGCGCCCGCGGTATACGAGGGTTATTAGCAAGCGATATAATTAAGCAGTTATACAAAGTGGTGAATTAG
- the queG gene encoding tRNA epoxyqueuosine(34) reductase QueG — protein sequence MSTQIQSADKSISANINYQQLAENIKLWGQELGFQQIGISDVDLAEHEAGLTEWLNNNYHGEMDYMANHGLKRARPNELVPGTLRVISARMDYLPPNAQFAKTLSQPNIGYISRYANGRDYHKLIRNRLKKLAQKIQQEVADLGFRPFVDSAPVLERQLAEKAGLGWTGKHSLLLNKQAGSWFFLGEIFIDIPLPVDQPVEEGCGKCVACMTICPTQAIVEPYVVDARRCISYLTIELKGAIPEEYRPLLGNRIYGCDDCQLVCPWNRYAQLTKESDFHQRPALFNQSLLSLFAWDEETFLKNTEGSAIRRIGFERWQRNIAVALGNAPFDQSILDALTNQLLTASDLVKEHIEWAINQQQASKVESRKQQRLIKIVEKGLPRDA from the coding sequence GTGAGTACGCAAATTCAATCTGCAGATAAAAGTATTTCAGCTAACATTAACTATCAACAACTTGCCGAAAATATCAAGTTATGGGGTCAGGAATTAGGTTTTCAGCAAATAGGCATTAGCGATGTTGATTTAGCTGAACATGAAGCAGGTTTAACAGAGTGGTTGAATAACAATTACCACGGCGAAATGGATTACATGGCTAATCATGGCCTTAAACGCGCGCGCCCAAATGAATTAGTACCAGGCACATTACGTGTTATCAGTGCTCGAATGGATTACTTACCTCCAAATGCCCAGTTTGCGAAAACGCTTTCTCAACCAAACATTGGCTATATTAGCCGCTATGCAAATGGCCGCGACTACCATAAGCTTATTCGTAATCGACTCAAGAAACTGGCACAAAAAATTCAACAAGAAGTTGCTGATTTAGGTTTTCGTCCTTTTGTTGACTCTGCTCCCGTTTTAGAACGTCAACTCGCCGAAAAAGCTGGATTAGGCTGGACAGGAAAACACTCGCTATTGTTAAACAAGCAAGCTGGTTCATGGTTTTTTTTAGGTGAGATTTTTATTGATATTCCTTTACCAGTTGATCAGCCCGTTGAAGAAGGATGCGGAAAATGCGTGGCATGCATGACTATTTGCCCTACGCAAGCCATTGTAGAACCTTACGTGGTTGATGCTCGGCGATGCATTTCTTATTTAACCATTGAGCTTAAAGGCGCTATCCCAGAGGAGTATCGCCCTTTGCTTGGAAATCGCATCTATGGCTGTGATGATTGCCAGTTAGTCTGTCCGTGGAATCGATACGCCCAATTAACCAAAGAATCTGACTTTCATCAACGCCCAGCACTGTTTAACCAATCCTTGTTATCTTTATTTGCGTGGGATGAAGAAACCTTCTTAAAAAACACTGAAGGTTCTGCTATTCGCCGCATTGGTTTTGAGCGATGGCAACGAAATATTGCCGTGGCGCTGGGCAATGCACCTTTTGATCAGAGCATACTTGATGCGTTAACTAATCAATTATTAACCGCTTCTGATCTGGTTAAAGAGCACATTGAATGGGCTATTAATCAACAACAAGCAAGCAAAGTTGAAAGCCGCAAACAACAACGGCTTATTAAGATTGTAGAAAAAGGATTACCGCGAGACGCATAA
- the amrB gene encoding AmmeMemoRadiSam system protein B — protein sequence MMKLRPAAVAGMFYPEQTDELAALLAKLLLSAEGNKLTPKALIVPHAGYAYSGQIAAAAYRHLQLTGNHIKNVILMGPAHRYPLVGFALPSHDAFSTPLGNIPINQGIRSNLCQREDVEVNDFAHVMEHSLEVQLPFLQMCLTDFFIVPLLVGKATAEDVFEMCELLPLNKETLFVVSTDLSHFNDYAQAKSADDETITKIATLQTNIQPEQACGAHALNGFLLLCKYARWQPELLIAKNSGDMNGSKHDVVGYASFIVR from the coding sequence ATGATGAAATTAAGACCTGCGGCTGTTGCTGGAATGTTTTATCCCGAACAGACCGATGAGTTAGCCGCTCTACTCGCAAAGCTGCTGCTTTCAGCAGAAGGGAATAAACTCACTCCCAAAGCGCTAATAGTTCCGCATGCGGGTTATGCCTATTCTGGGCAAATAGCCGCAGCAGCATATCGTCATCTACAATTAACGGGTAACCATATTAAGAATGTGATACTGATGGGACCTGCACATCGTTACCCATTGGTTGGTTTTGCGTTGCCCTCCCATGACGCATTTTCAACACCACTTGGTAATATCCCTATCAATCAGGGGATTCGGTCTAATTTATGCCAGCGTGAAGATGTAGAAGTTAATGACTTCGCACACGTTATGGAGCACAGTTTAGAAGTGCAATTGCCTTTTCTTCAAATGTGTTTAACAGATTTCTTCATTGTTCCTCTATTAGTTGGCAAGGCTACTGCTGAAGATGTATTTGAAATGTGTGAATTATTACCACTTAACAAGGAAACGCTATTTGTTGTGAGTACTGATTTAAGTCACTTTAATGATTATGCTCAAGCCAAATCGGCGGATGATGAAACTATTACCAAAATAGCAACGTTACAAACCAATATTCAACCCGAGCAGGCGTGTGGTGCGCACGCATTAAATGGCTTCTTACTACTCTGTAAATATGCCAGATGGCAGCCAGAGCTTTTAATAGCAAAAAATTCTGGTGATATGAATGGAAGTAAACACGATGTGGTGGGCTATGCCAGCTTTATTGTACGATAA
- the mutL gene encoding DNA mismatch repair endonuclease MutL: MPIQILPARLANQIAAGEVVERPASVIKELVENSLDAGATRIDITVEKGGHKLMRIRDNGAGIAHDELTLALSRHATSKVAHVDDLENILSLGFRGEALASISSVARLTLTSKPAEQSEAWQAYAEGRDMQVVIQPAAHPDGTTIEVVDLFFNTPARRKFLRTEKTEFAHIDELIRRIALSRFDVQINLTHNNKLVRQYRRAETAQAQDKRLAQVCNNAFVSNAIKLDVEHDGMRLWGWVCQPSGCTKQNDNQYSYVNGRMMRDKLINHAIRQAYESTLHHDQQPQFVLFFEISPSQVDVNVHPAKHEVRFHQARLVHDFIFQAIYKVLHQSNSLLSDNHEKDMPQSVASDVNENMQPHYGHSHLDEPQHKVAEHTSSYSHASNVGTLFSPDKYANADNVLPSGQHASAYAPSTLGANASSANSSVYKPQGEVTKPLDTTSLANYTELMSPSAEKPCQKDQQGWRWLSFYQGQYALIEYENMFWWLDTAKLRAECLSQAGSGSEFEATQVATSNNENEHVAQVKSVPLLLPVRVSLSLEQRDTVGAAITALNQNGFTIDKHERHLIVRAVPMLVRESDIATLVSQFLTDNTYLSTEISAELSHDSVQKWLLNKAQHHISESTGQGLLQARLEVTNIATILKTNALRIDPQEWIKRLTELAH; this comes from the coding sequence ATGCCAATTCAAATTTTACCTGCCCGTTTGGCAAACCAAATTGCCGCGGGTGAGGTGGTAGAGCGTCCAGCATCCGTTATTAAAGAGCTAGTGGAAAATAGCTTAGACGCAGGTGCCACACGTATTGATATTACCGTTGAAAAAGGCGGTCATAAGTTAATGCGCATTCGAGATAACGGTGCAGGCATTGCGCATGATGAACTAACACTGGCTTTAAGTCGTCATGCAACCAGCAAAGTAGCTCATGTTGATGATTTAGAAAATATTTTGAGTTTAGGTTTTCGTGGTGAAGCATTAGCCAGTATTAGTTCTGTTGCACGGCTAACGCTAACGTCTAAACCTGCTGAACAAAGTGAAGCTTGGCAGGCTTACGCAGAAGGCAGAGATATGCAAGTTGTGATTCAACCTGCGGCACATCCAGACGGTACAACTATTGAAGTTGTCGATCTTTTTTTTAATACTCCCGCACGCCGAAAATTTTTACGCACAGAAAAAACCGAATTTGCCCACATTGACGAGTTAATTAGACGAATTGCGCTGAGCCGATTTGACGTACAAATTAACTTAACCCATAACAATAAGCTGGTTCGTCAATATCGTCGTGCGGAAACAGCTCAGGCGCAGGATAAGCGGCTAGCTCAGGTATGTAACAATGCCTTTGTCAGCAATGCAATTAAGTTAGACGTTGAGCATGATGGTATGCGCTTATGGGGATGGGTATGCCAGCCAAGCGGCTGTACTAAACAAAACGATAATCAATACAGCTATGTGAATGGCAGAATGATGCGTGATAAGCTGATTAATCATGCTATTCGTCAAGCCTACGAATCCACACTTCACCATGATCAGCAGCCGCAATTTGTACTCTTTTTTGAAATTAGCCCAAGCCAAGTTGATGTAAATGTTCACCCAGCTAAACATGAGGTACGTTTCCATCAAGCTCGTTTGGTACACGACTTTATTTTTCAAGCCATTTATAAAGTGTTACACCAATCTAATTCGTTGTTATCAGATAATCACGAAAAAGATATGCCGCAAAGTGTTGCTTCTGATGTTAATGAAAATATGCAACCACATTACGGGCATTCACATTTAGATGAGCCACAACATAAAGTGGCTGAACATACTTCAAGTTATTCGCACGCATCTAACGTCGGGACGCTATTTTCACCAGATAAGTATGCTAATGCAGATAACGTGTTACCAAGTGGGCAGCATGCTTCTGCTTATGCGCCTTCAACATTAGGCGCAAACGCTTCCAGTGCAAATTCTAGCGTGTATAAACCACAGGGCGAAGTTACTAAACCGCTAGATACGACAAGCTTGGCTAACTATACCGAGTTAATGTCACCGAGCGCTGAAAAACCATGTCAAAAAGACCAGCAGGGCTGGCGATGGTTGTCTTTTTATCAAGGGCAATATGCATTAATTGAATACGAAAATATGTTTTGGTGGCTGGATACTGCAAAATTACGCGCTGAATGCTTAAGTCAGGCTGGCAGTGGCTCTGAATTTGAAGCAACTCAGGTAGCTACATCAAATAACGAGAATGAGCATGTCGCACAGGTTAAGTCGGTACCTTTATTGCTGCCAGTGAGAGTCAGCTTATCGCTGGAGCAACGCGACACCGTTGGGGCGGCAATAACAGCGCTAAATCAGAATGGCTTTACTATCGATAAGCATGAGCGGCATTTGATTGTTCGTGCCGTGCCTATGCTTGTAAGAGAAAGTGATATAGCTACACTGGTGTCACAATTTCTAACTGATAATACGTACTTAAGTACAGAGATTAGCGCTGAACTTTCACACGATTCAGTTCAAAAA
- a CDS encoding DUF1289 domain-containing protein yields MATHSEGLNTTNPCVRNCCLDQNDVCLGCFRHLEEIIAWHDMNSGQRIQIQELADARKAVYKGLLQDSILK; encoded by the coding sequence ATGGCGACACACAGTGAAGGATTAAATACCACTAATCCCTGCGTGAGAAACTGTTGCTTAGATCAAAACGATGTGTGTTTAGGTTGTTTTAGGCATTTAGAAGAAATTATTGCATGGCATGATATGAACAGTGGCCAACGCATTCAAATCCAAGAGTTAGCTGATGCCCGAAAAGCAGTTTACAAAGGGTTGTTGCAAGACAGTATATTGAAATAG
- a CDS encoding N-acetylmuramoyl-L-alanine amidase, giving the protein MIINTKNLTNVFVYTLCIFALLCSCFSFAINKINGVRVWPSPDNTRIVFDLSESAEYSYFTLRNPQRLVIDFKKTANDFNLSTLKIDDDNPLVKRVRQSKPKYKDSVRIVLDLTKPLNTVIFPLAPTAPYSDRLVVDLIDANARSVVHKQAVAKNRDIVIAIDAGHGGEDPGSIGPTGKYEKHITLGIAKRLATLINQEKGMKAILTRSADYYVDIGRRSEIARQKKADFLISIHADAFVTPYPRGASVWGLSLQRANSEIGKWLEKKEKHSELLGGAGKVITDTQNEKYLARTLLDMSMDHSISTGFEVAQSVIGEFRKVVKLHKKKPESANFGVLKSPDIPSILVETGFISNPKEEKLLLTASYQNKLAQALFVALRKHYRNNPPEGTYYAAHRVQQHKVSSGESLSLLAQRYNTTVSDLKKYNNLNTNTVRIGQVLRIPQS; this is encoded by the coding sequence ATGATAATTAATACTAAAAATTTAACAAACGTATTCGTATATACATTATGTATATTTGCTTTGTTGTGTAGTTGTTTTAGCTTTGCAATAAATAAAATAAATGGTGTAAGAGTATGGCCGAGCCCAGACAACACCCGTATTGTGTTTGATTTATCAGAATCTGCGGAATACAGCTATTTTACCTTGCGTAACCCTCAGCGCTTAGTTATTGATTTTAAGAAAACCGCCAACGACTTTAATTTATCAACATTAAAGATTGATGATGACAACCCGTTAGTTAAACGGGTTAGACAAAGTAAGCCAAAATACAAAGATTCTGTGCGTATAGTGCTAGATCTTACCAAGCCATTGAACACCGTTATTTTTCCGCTAGCACCCACTGCACCTTATAGCGACCGATTAGTAGTCGATTTAATTGACGCTAACGCCCGCAGTGTGGTGCATAAGCAAGCCGTTGCCAAAAATAGAGATATTGTTATTGCCATTGATGCAGGTCACGGTGGTGAAGACCCTGGTTCTATTGGCCCTACAGGTAAATACGAAAAACACATTACGCTTGGCATCGCGAAACGCCTAGCGACATTGATCAATCAAGAAAAAGGCATGAAGGCCATTTTAACGCGTAGTGCTGATTATTATGTTGATATAGGGCGACGCAGTGAGATTGCCCGCCAGAAGAAAGCCGATTTTTTGATTTCCATTCATGCTGATGCATTTGTAACGCCATATCCCAGAGGCGCCTCTGTGTGGGGGTTATCACTACAACGTGCTAACTCAGAAATAGGTAAGTGGCTAGAGAAAAAAGAAAAACACTCTGAACTATTAGGCGGAGCAGGCAAAGTAATAACCGACACGCAGAATGAAAAATACTTAGCGCGAACACTGTTAGATATGTCGATGGATCACTCTATCAGTACTGGTTTTGAAGTCGCACAATCAGTGATTGGCGAATTTCGTAAAGTGGTTAAATTACATAAGAAAAAGCCTGAGTCGGCCAATTTTGGAGTGCTAAAATCACCAGACATTCCCTCTATCTTAGTGGAAACAGGGTTTATCTCTAACCCAAAAGAAGAAAAACTGCTGCTCACTGCTTCTTATCAAAATAAACTAGCGCAAGCATTATTTGTGGCGTTACGTAAACATTACCGAAATAATCCGCCTGAAGGTACTTACTATGCTGCTCATCGTGTGCAACAGCACAAAGTAAGTAGTGGTGAATCCCTTTCATTACTGGCACAACGCTATAATACAACGGTAAGCGATCTTAAAAAGTACAATAACTTAAATACGAATACGGTGCGTATAGGCCAAGTATTACGTATTCCACAATCTTAA
- the amrA gene encoding AmmeMemoRadiSam system protein A: MEVNTMWWAMPALLYDNNTVEDAALINAVPLTAQSKYIIKHLVIYSTVKLVLDAYSIDDLFDAVDKKCLNNQLLAHRAVFVSMFCNNQLRGCIGETDAYEPLWQNIIRFCMHSTRSDPRFDALEADELANTHFTVSVLSDLKQVVAINQQTLLTQLQVGIDGLVLDDGKKRAVFLPCVWSHFKHEQDFITELLKKGEWQATKWPQHLTGERFTVETVTGSILS, from the coding sequence ATGGAAGTAAACACGATGTGGTGGGCTATGCCAGCTTTATTGTACGATAATAATACTGTTGAAGACGCCGCGTTAATTAATGCTGTGCCGCTGACAGCACAATCCAAATACATCATTAAACATCTGGTTATTTATAGCACGGTTAAGCTTGTGCTAGATGCGTACTCCATTGATGATTTGTTCGATGCGGTTGATAAAAAGTGTTTAAATAATCAACTATTAGCTCATCGAGCGGTATTTGTTAGCATGTTTTGTAATAACCAGTTGCGTGGCTGCATAGGTGAGACCGACGCATACGAACCCTTATGGCAGAATATTATTCGGTTTTGCATGCATAGCACTCGTTCTGATCCACGCTTTGACGCGCTGGAAGCTGATGAATTAGCAAATACGCACTTTACTGTGTCGGTGCTGTCAGACTTAAAGCAAGTCGTTGCAATCAATCAACAGACATTATTAACTCAGTTGCAAGTTGGCATTGATGGGCTAGTGTTAGATGACGGTAAAAAGCGGGCTGTTTTTTTGCCTTGCGTTTGGTCGCATTTTAAGCATGAACAAGACTTTATCACTGAATTATTAAAAAAAGGTGAGTGGCAAGCTACTAAATGGCCGCAACACTTAACCGGCGAGCGGTTTACGGTGGAAACGGTTACAGGCTCGATTTTATCTTAA
- the tsaE gene encoding tRNA (adenosine(37)-N6)-threonylcarbamoyltransferase complex ATPase subunit type 1 TsaE — MKSITETLADDSQTTAFGRKFAASVMQANVPLCVYLSGDLGAGKTTLSRGIVQAMGHQGNVKSPTYTLVEPYELEDWNIYHFDLYRLGDPEELEFMGIRDYFNDKTLCLVEWPDKGAGILPQADIKINIEYLEQGRKINLTALSEVGENILLQL, encoded by the coding sequence GTGAAATCGATTACTGAAACCCTAGCAGACGATAGTCAAACCACCGCCTTTGGCAGAAAATTTGCGGCAAGTGTCATGCAAGCCAATGTACCGCTATGTGTATATTTAAGTGGTGATTTAGGAGCGGGAAAAACCACGCTCAGCCGTGGAATTGTTCAAGCTATGGGTCATCAAGGAAATGTAAAAAGTCCTACTTACACGCTGGTTGAGCCGTACGAGCTTGAAGATTGGAATATATATCACTTTGATTTATATCGATTGGGGGACCCAGAAGAACTAGAGTTTATGGGTATTAGAGACTATTTTAATGATAAAACCCTGTGTTTAGTGGAGTGGCCTGACAAAGGTGCAGGAATTCTACCCCAAGCCGATATTAAGATTAATATTGAATATCTAGAACAAGGCCGTAAAATCAATCTCACGGCCCTGTCAGAAGTAGGTGAAAATATCTTACTTCAGTTGTAA